One Aegilops tauschii subsp. strangulata cultivar AL8/78 chromosome 2, Aet v6.0, whole genome shotgun sequence genomic window, CATGAGTACTAATTAAACTTGGAATGTAGTTTTTGTGTAAAGCAGACTGTGGCTTTGTCATCTAACTACAATAGTAGTACACTGTGCAAATGACGGCAGAGGATTTGGCTTTGTCATCTAATTACGGTATGATCTATAGCGCTCGCGATACAGTTCAGTTTCTACAATATGAAAGAATGTACTGTGCTGTGCCCGGCAGCTCCAAGAACATGATGGATCCATGCGGCAGCCATGGCCCATGACTAGACGAGTGCCGGAGCTAGCAGCACGTACGGATCATTATCAGTCGGAGACCAGTTAATGTCATGTGCTAATCATCATTATTGGGCTCAATTTTATCGGAGCTAGCGAGGCAATCGTGTGGGCAGTTGGTAGCCACAGCTAGTGAGCCCGGATTATCGTATAACCACTTGAAACCAATTCAATTTATCAGGAAGGAGAAGGACACGGATGCTTGAAGTTCTACTTTTGGGACTAGGATTAGGCAGAGGAGAAGAGGACCCCTAGCTTACTAGCTATCTAATGATATTTGATGGAGGGTTCCGTGTTGATCGATCCTCTGTTTACTATCTGATTACTAGTTATCTTAAATGTTTAGACAAGTAGTTAACCAACTACGCGTACATGTGCACTTTAATTAGCACCAATAATGGTGATTATTTTCATTCTTTTTGAATTTTTCAGGTGAAGTTCATATTTTCTTGGACCGATGGAGAACAGCGAGCTAACATATGCTCGACGATCAAGATTGCACACATAGCACGTACGTATAGTACTATAAAGCAAGCAGTGACCGGACATATGGAAAGGTTGGGGGTCGCCAAGCAGCGTCGCACGCACGCACACATGCGAGCTCTTATCCCGTCGATGGGAACAGGTTAACAGTCACAAATACGGGCGGCTACCCAGCTACGTCGATCGATCGATAGTTGGATAGAGGTGCCGGTGCCGGGGTGCAAGTGCAACTGTGCAACGCTCATGCTGTGTTTCTCTTTGTTTTCTTTCTTGCATCGCATGCACGGATGCATGCATGATCGACCTCTCACCTTCCCTCTACATCGTTCTGTCTGGAGCTGTGATGATATGTGATTAGCAAGTTTTAACCATCGACCGGCCGGTCACAAGCAGGCGCTCGTGAGGCGCCGAGGCTGATAGCTGGGCTGGGCTTAGACGTCCGACCAAACGGCGCACGGGGTTGATTGATCGTATTAGCAGCTTTGTAATCAGTGTGTGTCGTCCGTCTCACACGCATGTGCGCTAGCCATCTCCAAAGTCCAAGCAAAAATAATGGAAAATAATGCCACAATACGTACGACAACTGCGTGTACGCGTCAACCCTAACAGCACCACTCTTGAATAACTATACGTACGTAGCTGTAGGTCAAACGAAATACGCTTCCCATCCCTGTCTAGTCTAACGCTAATCGGCACCACCAAACGATTGGAAACCGATCGAATCTTTGGCCGGGTGACGAGACGAAAAGGGGCGGAATTTATGAGCGCGACCACGATGAGCGGGCGGCTCTGCGACGTACGTACGCGTACTTTGGAGACGAAAGAGAATACGGTGCAGTCGGCGGGTGGCCACGAAATTGGCAGCATTTTCTCTCTCTAGTGTAGACCAAAAAATATATCGAGCGGAGCCGTGGGAGGGAGATAGGAGGAGGGAGGCGGGTGGGGCAGGCCACCCCCATGTGCGCTCATGTGGTGGTTCGCGGCACCTGGCCCCACCACCCACCACGCACGTACACCACCGCCATCACCCCCAACTTGATTCCCATCCATGTTTCTCTCTCCTGACGTCTCGTCGGGGCCGGCTGTCAAGCCGCAGCGGCACGCAGGCGCCGTTGCGTTGCGACCGACGGAAACGAAGCGAATCGCGGCTCCCATCCCGTCCCATGTTACCCCTACACCGTAGCTAGCTTAGCTTAGCTTTAGCCATTAGCCATCTATCTATCCGCCGCAAGCACACCAAAGTGCACGCGACATGTGCAGTGCAGGCAGCTCCTCGACAAGGAAGATTTGGTGATGCCATCCATTGATCATGCATACATACTCTACATGGGCGGTTGATATGCGCGTATACGGTGCATGTTGCCACGTTGGAAACGGGAGTTTGGAAGGAATCCCGGCCGTTAGTCGATCGCTTGTTTTTACAAACACAGTATAGACACAGACACTCATACATACGCATTACTTGATCGCTTGCTTTGCTTACACGCATGCAGCGCCGGCCAGATCGGCGGTTTAATTAATTAACGGGTTGGTTAATGCTTTTTTTTTTCTGATGCGACGATGATGATGGTGATGCGGATGGCAACGTGCCGCTGGTGCTGAAACGGAAAAGTGACGGCCAAGTACACCGGTTTCCACGACCAAAAAGCAAAGGAGGTAGGAGACGATCGATCTTCGCCATGCTATTCTGTTTTATAACCTTTTTATTACCTGCCCCTTAACTGAAATCTTGTGACGACGTCGCCCCGTTAGTTGCGACATGAACATGCTTTCATAGAATTTGACATGGTTCGGTATGACTCTAATGAGGACGCGCCTGAGAAGTCCATCCAATCAGTTGCCATGTCGTTTTTAATTACTGCCAAGCTTTTATAGTTGGTAGAAATAACATAATGAGTTACCCGCAAAATAAGTGACAAAATAAGTTAAGATTGTCACGACGTCCGAAACCAGTGGGTAACATGTGGCAtgctttttttttcatttttttcgatGAAAACAGTCACAATATCACAATTAGGAGATAAGACTGGGATTTACACGTTTCATGAAACATTTCACATGGAAAAAATTATAACTCCAAGAAATGTCAGTGGTCCTTTATGTACAAGACACATACAAACAGAGTGTGCACAACGCACGACTCGATCTCACGAACCTAGCAGGTACGCCTCCTCACATGAGAACATGGGTGACTAGGGTTCCTCCTTAGGCCGCCGCCAATTTCCCTCGCCTTTGGGTGTGTTTCGGTGGCGGCGAGGGGAGGGAAACCCAAGTCTAGGGGGTCTTGTAGTATCTGGTTGCCCTAACTTTAGTTAGGGTTAACTTTGAGTGTGTTGATGGTGGTGGTGAGGCGGTTGCGTTATCGGCAACGGGGGATAAAGTTTTCCTATCTCGTCCTCATTCCGACGATGACGTTTTGCATTGATGGAGAGCATGTGAATCTTCAGTGAGGGAAAGATCTTGGGCTCATTTTGGCTTAGTTTTGACTAGGTCATCAACATTGCCCTACAAAGGGGATGATGTCTTCGTGTATTTTTCTCCTGTTCCTCCTCTGTATGATGATGGGTGCGAGGTTTGTGTCTTCCACCTCTGTCTGGCAGGAGTTGGGGCTATCTTTCAGGCCTCCTCGGTGTCAGCTTCTCCATTATGGCGATTTGTCCAGATCATGATCACCGACGTCGTTTTGCCTACATCGATGACTCTCCGCAGGGTACCTGGGTGCACATGACACCTGGTGCATGATTTTTGTCCTTGTAATTTTCATTTAAAGTTTAGTGTGTGACACCCTATCTTTAGATGGAAAATATGTGTTGTTTAACAATGGGAGACTGGGTCATTTTCTCTCTAAGTGAGCCCCTGCTCTCTGGCCGTTGCTTCTTCTAGCTCCTGCGTTCAACAAGATTGCTTCGCTAAGACGAAGACCTAGAGACGGGAACCAGGTTTGCTCATGGTGCACCACCGACGGATGCAAAGGGAAGATGGTGCTGATTTATTTAAGAACTTACGTGTAATTTCTTATATTCGTAAGGAATATTTTGATCTAATGTATGGCCTACGGTTCTTTGGCAAggagaaaaaaaaacagaagTTGCACATGGTTTTAGTTCACCTTGGTCCCTCGTTGATTTGCATCAGCTACCCGAGGTTCATCTCTTGCTTGCCGATATATTAATTGGCGTCCGGCCCGGCTAGTTGCTctcgatgcatgcatgcaccaAGGCATGAGTTACCTGCCCATCCAGAGCAGACGCATGCAAGATGATCGAGCTCACATGCGCATCCGACCGCCGTCCGACCGGAGTTGTTCCTGTATCCCGCCATATCTCGCACGACGCACCATTTAGCTCACGCATCACATGCATGGGCTCGCCGCTCGCCGGCCAGGCGAGAGAGTTGTTCACTGGCTCTTCCTAGCATTCCCTGCCCTGTGACTCCTAGCTAATTAATCTAGCTTTCCTGGTAACCACCACACTCGACTACATCACATGCACCccgccctctctctccctctacATGCATGTACATCAATTATTTCTCTTAGTATTTCTTTGAGAAAGAAATGTACACACACTCATTGGCTTTGTCCCTCCTTGTCAACTGGGTATTATAAGACACGCACCGGATCCTCCCAGGACATTTTGTGTCAGAGCCGTGTTTCTCGGGCTCTCTCTCCACTATCACAACAGCACaaaggcagcagcagcagcatcgcGGCCCCATTGCTCTCGCCGCTTTGTGTCAGACACCAAATCTTCctcaccttcttcttcctctccctccCCCACCCAATCTCCTCCCCCACGAGCGCCTCTACTGCCTTTTAAGCCACGCGCCCGCGCCCCCCGCGTACGCCTCCCGCCtttcctctctctccctctctcctcgccctctcctcctcctcctcctcctcttctctcTGTGAGTTGAGGTGAGGTGAGGATTTTCCGTGGACGTGCCGTTTGATGGACGGGAAGGGCGCGACGGAGAGCTCAAACCCTAACCGCGTCGTTGAGAGCGTACCATCGGCGGCCGtggcgtcggcgtcggcgccgACGAAGCGCATGCTGGCGTTCCACTTCCTGCGCGCGCTGTCCCGGATCCACGGCGCGGCCGGCCCGGCCAGGCGCCGCACGCGCACCATCCGCCGCGCGGCCTACTCATCCATGGCGCGCGCCACCGGGCCGCGCCGCGCATGGAGCCGCGCGCTGCTGCTCCAGGCCCAGGCGCGCGCGCGGAGATCCAGGGCGGAGACGTCGAGGCGGGCCGCGGTGCTCGTACGGCGGCGCGTCGTCGCCGGACCGGCAGCAGCACCAGCACCAGCACGCGCCGCTCCTGTCGGCGGACAAGCATCGGCGGCGGCTGCTCGTGCGGCTCTGGCCCCTCCGCCCCCTCCGGCAAGGCAGGCGGGGGAGCCGGCGAGGAGCGACGCGCTGCGGCGGCTCGTCCCCGGAGGCGCCGGGATGGAGTACTGCAGCCTGCTGGAGGAGACCGCCGACTACGTCCGCTGCCTCCGCGCGCAGGTGCAGCTCATGCAGGGCCTCGCCGACCTCTTCTCCTGCCAATGATCCATCCagtccatcatcatcatcatgcaTCCTCGGATCGATCGAGTAATTCTAAATTATTACTTCTTCCTGCACGTACCATCCATGGATTGAAATCATACGATGCTGCTGCGGTGCGGCCGGCTTCCATGATATCGATCCATGGATCTCTTGTTCATGTGACATGAGATTGGTCAATGCATCGATCGCGCATGATCAATATAGAGGATTACCGGCCGGCAGGGGAGAGTTAGGTACGGTGGAGGTGGAGGAAGATTGGTGGAGTATATATGTTGAGCTGCTGGCAGGGTGAATTATTAGTAGGTGAGAAAAGATTGGGTGTAGTATGCATTTGTATAGGTTGGGGACACATTGGAACCACACCAGGGAAAATACAAAGGTAATTAATTGTAACATATAAAGAGATAATCGATCGATAAGGAGTTACATATGTGCAGTGTTATTGGGTTAATTAGCAAATTGATCTATGCATAATATGTTCTTGATTGATGTGTAGGTTATGAGGCATATCTGTACACTCCTCTTTCTGTTACCTTTTCTCTTGTAGGTCTATCTGTGAATTCTGATTGGTGAGCAAGGTAATTAATTAGGGGAACTTTACCATGCATGCCTACACATGCAGTTCCATGCATGAAAGCATAGCAATGTTCCCTTTCATCCTGATGCATGTGACAGATTGTATATTGCTGttgagctagctagctagctagacACATATGTTGATTGCTCTAGAATCAAAGAGTAGTTCCCTGCACATGCATCCATGTATAGCTGGATGATGCTCTGGCTAGATATATAGCTAGCTGCCTTTTGCCTTGTGATTAGATTAGAGTGCTTGAGGGGTGGTTATGCTGAGGTTGTTTGGTGGAGTGTTTATTTTCCAAGCTCCTCCCAAACTTGAGAAAGTGGGATCCACAATCTATGGAAGATAGGGGTTTGATAATCCTTGAGCTGGAGAAGACATAACTTGTAGCCAAAGGGACCTAAGACATTCTCTCCATCGGCGGTTAGCATCTTTTGATTAAAGTGCATCCCTTTGGTTTTCCCCTTTGAAAgcatcttctctctctctctctctcaactaCCAACTTATACCTGTTCCTTTTTAGGTGCCACCGGAGTATTCCGTGTGTGTACTTGATGCTGGTCTTCTCTGTTTGCTTCTCTTTTTGCCGTGTTCTTAGTTGTCTTCAGACACATGCATGCGTTCCATGCGTGCTTTCTTTATGGGGGTTACGAATCTCAAAGGCTTGATATTGCTTCTTTTTCATGTTTCAGTTCAGACAAGAAAAGTAATTAACCTGCATGTCATCTCATCGATATTTATACACGGAACATTAGCTTAACTCATGGTAAAAAATATGAGTAAAAAGGAGTCACTATATGGACATGAAAATATATATGCATGTGTGAGAGTATGCACTATTCCACATATCTCAACTGCATGTAATTTCCTCTATGCGTGCCACTTCTTTGATTTTATACCTATTAGTATATATGTTGAGCTTATTTTGGGCAAAAGTGTTTTATAGTTTCCACTTACATATGATTATTTCCACTTACCTATAACGATACACTGTTTTTTCTGATAGTATGTTAGTATTATATTTTACATTGTTTTCAAAATTGACATTGCCCTGTTGCTGTCAATTAAATATTCATGTGACAAAGGCTTGGCCTGAATCCCCACTTTTTGACACGACTAGCTGCATGCCTGTGTGCATCTCGCCTGAGAAGTCATTGTCCAATATCTTGCATTGGACCACAGATTAGCCATATAAGATGGCTATAAATCATTCACATCACTAAAAATGGTACTCAAATGAACAGCTAATGACATCTTGAAGTCTACCAGCTCATAATTGGCCCACTTGAAGATTAGCTGTACTCTTTTGCTATCATCAACTTTCCCTTCAATTAATATGAATACAAGACGAAAGTTTAAACAAAATAATGTTGGCTGATCAACATGGTGCACTGATTATTTGTGGATATATTTTGTATGAACACTAGTATATATATGTCTAGGCAATTAAATCACATCCAAGATTTGTACTAGCTATATATTTCCCTGGTCTATCCAATTTTCTTCTAGCCAGCCTCCAAAACAACCTAGGGGCGTAGCCAACTTCAGTATATATTGTTAACAAAACAGTCTCCAGTAAGTAATGCTGCTGATTCTATGAGATTTCTCCGTACACGTGCCAAATTTTGTTTTTTCATCATGCATATATAATGGACATAATACAGCTGGAATATCATGAGTTAGGTCACTATTATTTGTGTCGAGCAAGAGCGAAAGATTGCCATAGAATTGATACTTTCATTGTCACATTTTAGAGGAATTTTGGATCCCGATACCTAGAGATTCTTATTCCATAAACATTGAGAACTGTGAATTTAAAATAATCTGAAATGATTTTTATGTGTGCGGGAATTACTTGTGCTACTGCAAAATTTTGTCAAAAAATGTTTCCATTTGTGTCTTGGAAAAAGATGTTTTGCTATTGCACAGATTGTAAAACTCCGCATTGTCCTACTAAAATTAGTTTTTTTTTACCCAATATTGCAGTTATACGCAGTTTTTCATAAGCTTTTGCAGTTCAAAAAATTATTTTGCATCACATTTATTTGTAGAGCCCAAGCTCTAAAATCAATTACTAGTTTGTAGCACCCTTATTTTGTGGGCGTACAATGTCACATTTTTGGGTTTGTTGTATTAAATCAAGCAAGGATGTAAGCCCACAAGGGGTGAAATATACATGTTTGTCtgtcttagagttacacacagaCAATGTAGTTCCCGCTAGGATGAACAATGCTCTCTTAGAGCACCAACCATTGCAAATATATAAGTACACCTGCACACATAGTACCAACCATTATATAACCAAATAATGCACATTTAGTTTCAGAATTTCATGTTATCCTCCTCTAAAAGTGGCCTCTTTTATTCAAATGAGTTGCAAAGGAATtgtggaggattctaatccttaggattTTTTCAATGTTGGTTTTTTGATTGGTTGGATTGCACAACCACAGGATTATTTCCTCCGGATTCATTCGCGCTGGATTCATAGAAAAATTCCCATCCACTCCACCTCATGTGAATAATCCTATATTTTTATGGGCACAATCAGTTGACCATATGCATACTCTAGTTTTCTTGATATGATCTCTATTTATGTGTTTTTTCCCGTTTCCGCATTTAGAAATCTGAACCAAAGAGCAAAATTAGTCAAAGCGTAATTAACCATAGAAATTCAAACACGGATTTTATTGGCGTAGGCCCGACCACGACGACACAACTGAGTACTTTCCGATCGCTACCCAACAAGGCCACAATGAGATACACGAGTATAGGAGCCCACCTCTCTCCGCTCAAGATTCATGGAGGCTACATCACATGGATGATAACTTTGGGTTTTTGACTGGGTAGTTAGCAAAGGAATTATATGTGAAGCAACCACTAGGTTACATCAAAGAAGGACACCAGGCATTGTACGACTACCACAAGCCCATCGGGCATGGAATATCAAGCTTGACCACACATGGACTTCTCTCCTTGGGTTTGAGAAAAGTCCACTAGAGCATACAATGTATAGACGTGGTAAAGGAAGGGGTCGTCTCTTAGTGGGCATCTATATATGTTAAAGACCTATTGTTAACTGGAGCAGATGAAGAGCGGTTTGCTAGATTcaaactacaaatgaaaaagctATTCAAGATGAATGATCTAGGACTCTTGAGTTACTATCTTGGGACTGAGGTACGACAAAATCTAGAGGGGATCACACTACGCAAGGAGGCATATGCAAAGAAGATACTTGAAAGTTGTGGCATGGAGGATTGTTGTCCAACTCATGTTCCAATGGAGCCTCATCTTAAACTAAGCAAGAAGGATGAAGCACTCGTGGTTGGTGGAGTATAGAAGTGTGGTCGGGAGTTTGAGGTATCTCGTGAATACAAGGCCGACTTGGTATATTACGTTGGCATTGTTTATACGAGATACCTTAAGCTTCTGACCAGACTTCTATACTTCGTTGAATCAACCGTGGGTACTTCACTCTTTTTTCTTAGTTTGAGACGAGGCTTCATTGGAACTTAGGTTGGGTTGCAATACTTTCTTTGTTGTATGCCTCTTGACATAGTGTGATCTCGTCCAGCTTTTGGCATACCTTGATCCCCAGGTAGTAACTCAGTAGACCTAAACCACTCATCTTGAATAGATCACTCGTTTGTAGCTTCAATATAGCAATCCTCTTCATTTACTCCAGTTATCAATAGATCATCAACATATATGCCCACTAAGAGACAATCCTTGCCTTTACCTCACTTATACATTGCATGCTCTAGTGACCCTTTCTCAAAACCGAGAGAAACTAATGTATGGTCAAGCTTGATGTTTCACCCTTGAGGAGCATATCGTAGTCCGTACAACGCCTTGTGTAGATTTAATACCTTGTGCTCTTCTACTAGATGTAACCCATTGGTTGATTCACGTGTAATTCTTCTTCTAACTTCCTACTCATAAACACGGATTTCACATCCGAGTGATGCAACCTCCAAGATTCTTGATCCTGGACAGCTATGAGTACCCCCATTGATTCCATCCATGCAACTGGAACGAACACGTCCTCGAAGTCCACACATTGCTCTTGACCGTGTCCATTAGTCACGTGCCTTGCTTTATACTTCCCCAAGTTTTCTTCGCCATCTTTCTTGACTTGGCACACGCACTTGAACCCTATCACTTTATGGCCGTTGAGAAGATCCACAGGCTCCCATGTCGTTGTCCTAGATCGACCCAAACTCTTCCATCCATAACATGATACCAACACGCCTCTGTAAATTTTTTTTAGGCAATCACGCCTCTGTATTTGCATCATCGAACAATAACAGCAGCGTGAGCCCAGGAAAGGGGCGCTCCACCTTGAAGCCCAACCAGGGCAGGAGGCCCAGATACAGGAGCTACCACCAAATTGTTGGCTTATTAGGCCCGGATCACACGTTTTTATCTCGCTCCAGTGACGAGTACTTTCCCTCGAGGAACACATACCTATGTTGGCTCAAGTAGGTACTACGGCTCGGCGATTACTTTCCGACGAGATGTGTAAGTAGAGAGGTCAGAGGGCACCCTTGATTTGTTTCTTCCTGGAGACAGTACGCAAGCTGCAAGCACCAACCTAACTTCTGGATCGTAACCAGCTAGCTACTGCTGGATCGTACTAGAGCCGCCGGCTGGCATGATCGATCTGAGCTAGCTCAACACAAGAACACGGGACGCCGATTGGGTGGCAACATGACGGTGTCGCTCCTGAGAATATTACTCAAATGATAAGTGCCACATGTGTGACACAAAGTAATCCCGTCCTAACGTTTTTTATAACTAAATTTGTCAttcgaaaagaaaagaaaactcaAAAAATAAACTAAAACTTGCCATCCGAACTTGTCATCCCCGCGTTATTAAACTGACCATAAACATGCGAAATTGTCATGTGTTCACGTCAAATGTGTGGCACTTATCACTTATCAGGATCCGGATATTATTGCTTTCAGATCTGGTTGTTTACACGGGGTTTACAAGAGTATAAATGGGAGCTAAACTAGCCAATACGTATCCTACTCGGTGATTGTAGCGGACAAGGGCTCACTCCACGTCGTGGTTAACTCCCAACAGATTCGTTACACCACACGTGAAGTGAATCGCCTTCTCGCGCTCTCGCCGGACGCCCCGTCCCGCGTCAAGCGACGGTGCCCGGGAGCGAGAGCGCGCCGACGAACGGGAAGCTAACCAGCGGCAGCGCCACAGGGTGCCGCTGCCCGGCCGCCATCTCAATCAGCGCCTTCCTGATGGGCCGCAGCAGCTCGGCCACCAGCCGCCACCGCACCAGACGCGACACGGCCAGCCTGCACCCGCGACCGCCGCTCCTGCGGCGCCCGCCGAGCTGCACCGTCCTGCCGCTGCGCCGTCGCCGCAGCCTCGGCCTCTCACTCCGCGCGCCGCCGCACCACCGCACCACCGCGGCCAGTCGGGTCGACATGGCCAGAAATACACTACCGCACTCTGTTCGGCTCTGCTATAGCTGGCTGCTAGTAGCTCTGTTGGATCTTTCGAGTGGTGTGCAAGGGATCAATTTGCTTTGCTGTGTGATAGAACCAGTGAAGGTTTATATAGTGGACCGAGTGTGAGAGGGGAGAGGCACTTCAGCTAGCTAATTAAGTACTCTAGGTGAGGATTGGAATGGTAATTAATAATGTGTAGCCTGCTGCGATTTGGTTGTAGTGAactggtgatgatgatggcgtgATGATTTCCCGTCACTGGAAGTTAGCCGGGCTAGCTAGCAAGGCCTACCAGTAGTACTACGCATATGTGCTATAATCATTGGCACACAGCCCAAGTGTTACATGACCCATGAGAGAAAAAGGATGTGATCTCATCATGGGACGAAAGCTAGCTATAAATCTAAATTAAGCAAAGATTAATGAGCACATATGTATTTATATTGTACctcctctgtaaagaaatataagagcatttagatcactatttctagtgatctaaatgctcttatatatCTTTACTGAGGGAGTATAATGTACCACAAGATGACCATCTCCGAGGCTGGCTAAATCATGAGAAACTTTTATCAGCTCGATTGATCGCTAGCTTCCATGTCAGAACATGGCAAATTGCTTAACTTTAATTACGTCAATAAATAATAATGAATATTTGGTGATAAGAGCGTGAATGCCAGCTCTTGGTGGGTTCGAAGTAATACTAAGTATTGGGATTTCGAAGGGGGGCATGTCCTATGAGGAAGCTTTAGCATTTTAATAAGGTTATCTGGACCCTGATTAGAAGGAATTTGCTCTTGTTTACTGCCTAGCTGGTCCTTTCAAGTACGTGTGATAGTGTTAATATTCTAAATGTcgtggtttcttttctttttttgcgggaaaaatgtTGTGGTTTCGTGGTTTAATATCTTATCTTTTCTTGTGAGGAGAATTATTTTATAAGTATTATAGCTGTCGTGCTGTACTGGATGGTCTAATTAATCAACACAACTTGTGTAATTTACAGTTGTTGTGATGATTGGAGCCATGCATATAGGTACTATATGGCTGACGTGTCAAGAAAGGAAAGTCTAAATTGCTTGCTTGTAGGATTAGATCGAGGAGGATGTTTGGAGAGACATTTGGACGCTGGTTAAGAGCGTGCCAAAATGGATTAGATTAGTTAATCTGGTGTGCGTGTCACGAACGGCTGCCGATTTGTTGTTTTCGAAGCAGAGTGGAGCGCACATGTTTGTTAAAAGCTCTAAATCACCAAAAATACGAAGGAGTTGCTGGGATTAGCACACACTTAGTGAACGATTTGAAACGCCACATCGAAAATTAAGTAAACTTTAGCACCACCTAAATGCACTAACCACAACTTTACTAAATATGAATTTTACCCTAAAACTACCCCCAACCGCTAACTTTTAGTCAACGCACGAGCATCTTCCCGCCCGCCCGCCTCAGTCGCGGCCACCGGCCGTCCCCTTCCCCGATGACTGGCGAAATGACCAAGCCATTTCCCACCAACCAACACCGGCGCCGGCTCCGGAGACCCACCGCCGGCCACGAATTTGGCGACGCTACCATGAAATGTCGGCAGCAGAAAAATGTGTGCAAGAGGTGAGTGGACTAGTAAATGAAAAAAAAGTGTGGAGAATCGAGGCGTGTTTACGGAGGTGTGTACACGATTGGAGGATACGACGAGGGATACTTttacccaacatgggtggcagcatGATCTTAGGATTGGCCCACCTCCGCTTTAGGCGTTATACATACTCTGTTGCTTTGTATTTCGCCTTCTTAATTTTCGTTTGTATGAGAGAACTTatttggctgtgtgcatcatagttatgcagaggccggctGTAATGCTTAAACCTTTTAAGTGATAAAGCGCCCATTTtcgaaaaa contains:
- the LOC109786768 gene encoding transcription factor IBH1; its protein translation is MDGKGATESSNPNRVVESVPSAAVASASAPTKRMLAFHFLRALSRIHGAAGPARRRTRTIRRAAYSSMARATGPRRAWSRALLLQAQARARRSRAETSRRAAVLVRRRVVAGPAAAPAPARAAPVGGQASAAAARAALAPPPPPARQAGEPARSDALRRLVPGGAGMEYCSLLEETADYVRCLRAQVQLMQGLADLFSCQ